The Rhinopithecus roxellana isolate Shanxi Qingling chromosome 13, ASM756505v1, whole genome shotgun sequence genome contains a region encoding:
- the LOC115892843 gene encoding ral-GDS-related protein-like, with product MRLRRQKKGVVSFLGDFLTELHRLASAIPDDLDGNTNKRRKEVQVLQEMQLLQVAAMNYRLRPLEKFLTCFSRMEQLSDKDSYKLSCQLEPEFQ from the exons ATGAGGCTGCGGAGGCAGAAGAAG GGCGTGGTCTCCTTCCTGGGGGATTTTCTGACTGAATTACACAGGTTGGCTTCAGCCATCCCGGATGATCTGGAT GGCAACACCAACAAGAGGAGGAAG GAGGTCCAAGTTCTGCAGGAAATGCAGCTGCTCCAAGTGGCTGCCATGAATTACAGGCTACGGCCTCTGGAGAAATTTCTCACCTGTTTCTCAAGAATGGAGCAGCTCAGTGACAAGGACAG TTACAAGCTGTCCTGCCAGCTGGAGCCTGAATTCCAGTAA